In Trifolium pratense cultivar HEN17-A07 linkage group LG7, ARS_RC_1.1, whole genome shotgun sequence, a genomic segment contains:
- the LOC123897917 gene encoding uncharacterized protein LOC123897917 has translation MSQLGLLLQEPVTTTTQTTESRTILGLLREEQMDGLDDLPRRRRRSFKERLGFIGFGCCGTTWGFRSSSSSSSQNIQQQIPDMDMDTDPGQDPNRCVGLTAPTSSGSSSSMNLAAALAAERQLRGVGQAAETNVVGVGRMPGTPWRVSLMRLLEETENGDTAAVVSKVAEEKVCSVAGNDSVCCVCMGRNKGAAFIPCGHTFCRVCSRELWLNRGSCPLCNRSILEILDIF, from the coding sequence ATGAGTCAACTCGGTTTATTATTACAGGAACCGGTCACTACCACGACTCAAACAACCGAGTCAAGAACGATTCTCGGTTTGTTAAGAGAAGAACAAATGGACGGTCTTGATGATTTGCCTCGTAGAAGAAGACGTAGCTTCAAGGAACGGTTAGGATTTATCGGTTTTGGTTGTTGTGGAACCACATGGGGATtccgttcttcttcttcttcttcatctcagaATATTCAGCAACAAATTCCGGACATGGATATGGATACGGATCCGGGTCAGGATCCGAATAGGTGTGTGGGTTTAACGGCTCCGACGAGTTCGGGTTCAAGTTCGAGTATGAATCTTGCGGCGGCGTTGGCGGCGGAGAGACAACTCCGAGGAGTAGGACAAGCGGCGGAAACGAACGTTGTTGGAGTAGGGAGGATGCCGGGGACGCCATGGAGAGTGTCGTTGATGCGGTTGTTGGAGGAAACGGAAAATGGAGACACGGCGGCGGTAGTGTCTAAGGTGGCGGAGGAGAAAGTTTGTAGTGTGGCGGGGAATGATTCAGTGTGTTGCGTGTGCATGGGGAGGAATAAAGGTGCGGCGTTTATTCCATGTGGACATACTTTTTGCAGGGTATGTTCTAGGGAGCTGTGGCTTAATAGAGGGTCTTGTCCTCTTTGTAATCGTTCAATTCTTGAGATTCTTGatattttttag